One window of Pseudacidobacterium ailaaui genomic DNA carries:
- the egtB gene encoding ergothioneine biosynthesis protein EgtB: MGQGVVISDSLVQDYCCVRSQSEWLVRSLSPEDMMVQSCPEASPAKWHLAHTTWFFETFLLREASPDYRPFHPDFLWLFNSYYNAVSDQPEKKLRAVFSRPSLAEILAYRRHVDDAMAGLLHRGLPPEMEQRVVLGLHHEQQHQELLLTDIKHAFWTNPLRPAYLDLPFEQPLSPSENLDWRQYEGGVLEIGHRGSTFCFDNELPRHPVYLQPFQLASRPVSCGEYLAFMNDGGYERPELWLSEGWQTVQSHGWRSPLYWYREEGTEEWQIFTLRGSFPFSVLEHTAVCHVSYFEADAYARWSGRRLPTEAEWEVAAAEKPVCGNLLEQNLLHPAGVSGQMFGDVWEWTVSAYLGYPGFHALPGALGEYNGKFMANQMVLRGGSCVTPQTHIRASYRNFFPTATRWQFSGIRLAS, translated from the coding sequence ATGGGGCAGGGCGTGGTCATTTCTGATTCTTTGGTGCAGGATTATTGTTGTGTTCGATCACAAAGCGAGTGGCTGGTCCGGTCACTGAGTCCTGAGGACATGATGGTCCAGTCCTGTCCTGAAGCCAGCCCGGCAAAATGGCATCTTGCACATACGACATGGTTTTTTGAAACATTTCTTCTTCGCGAAGCCAGTCCCGATTACCGCCCCTTTCATCCTGATTTCCTTTGGCTTTTTAACAGCTACTACAATGCCGTCTCTGATCAACCAGAAAAGAAGCTGCGCGCAGTATTTTCCCGGCCCTCCCTGGCCGAGATTCTGGCATACCGCAGGCATGTGGATGATGCAATGGCAGGGCTACTGCATCGAGGGCTGCCGCCAGAGATGGAACAGCGCGTGGTGTTGGGCCTGCATCATGAACAACAGCACCAGGAGCTTCTGCTGACCGATATCAAGCATGCATTCTGGACGAACCCATTGCGGCCGGCCTACCTGGACCTGCCGTTTGAGCAGCCGCTCTCGCCGAGCGAGAACCTGGACTGGCGTCAGTATGAGGGCGGAGTGCTGGAGATCGGCCATCGAGGGAGCACTTTCTGTTTTGACAACGAGTTGCCCCGTCATCCGGTGTACCTTCAGCCTTTCCAATTAGCATCACGCCCGGTGTCATGCGGGGAATACCTTGCATTCATGAACGATGGCGGATATGAACGGCCTGAACTCTGGCTTTCCGAGGGATGGCAGACCGTGCAGTCTCACGGATGGCGCAGTCCGCTGTACTGGTACAGGGAAGAAGGGACGGAAGAATGGCAGATTTTTACGCTAAGAGGAAGTTTTCCTTTCTCTGTACTTGAGCATACTGCCGTGTGCCACGTAAGTTATTTTGAAGCCGACGCCTATGCGCGCTGGTCCGGTAGGCGACTTCCCACGGAGGCGGAATGGGAAGTGGCAGCAGCAGAAAAGCCAGTGTGCGGAAACCTCTTGGAGCAAAATCTGCTCCACCCAGCAGGAGTTTCTGGACAGATGTTTGGAGACGTGTGGGAGTGGACGGTGAGCGCGTATCTGGGCTATCCAGGCTTTCACGCATTGCCCGGAGCGCTGGGTGAATACAATGGCAAATTCATGGCCAACCAGATGGTGTTGCGCGGAGGTTCCTGCGTTACACCGCAGACGCATATTCGGGCCAGCTACCGGAATTTCTTTCCCACGGCGACCCGCTGGCAATTCTCGGGCATTCGCTTAGCAAGTTAG
- the egtD gene encoding L-histidine N(alpha)-methyltransferase, protein MHALSAIAPPFPAASGPLGAEVFAGLTASPKRLSPWLFYDERGSGLFEQITALPEYYLTRTERSILETHADAMVSAASGCGRISIMELGAGTATKTGLILQAAVRRQNTVTYYPIDVSETPLLQARDRLEADIPGVSVLPRIADYTRELARVETSGERRLVLYIGSSLGNFEPLEALGLLQSLRETLTAGDKLLLGVDMVKDVSLLLAAYDDSAGVTAAFNKNVLVRINQELGANFDINLFQHRAVWNENHSRIEMHLVSLVAQQVQIPALGLKLFFEPGESIHTENSYKFHDEDVIEMLERSGFHLSDHWTDSREWFGEYLATAW, encoded by the coding sequence ATGCACGCTCTATCTGCGATCGCACCACCATTCCCCGCCGCGTCGGGCCCTCTGGGCGCTGAGGTCTTTGCGGGGTTGACGGCATCTCCCAAACGGCTCAGTCCATGGCTGTTTTACGACGAGCGGGGCTCCGGGCTCTTTGAGCAGATTACGGCGCTTCCCGAGTATTATCTGACGCGTACAGAAAGGTCCATTCTGGAGACCCATGCCGATGCGATGGTTTCTGCCGCCAGTGGCTGTGGACGGATATCGATCATGGAACTTGGCGCTGGAACCGCTACCAAGACCGGGCTGATTCTGCAGGCGGCGGTCCGCAGGCAAAATACGGTGACATACTACCCAATTGATGTAAGTGAAACGCCGTTGCTACAGGCCAGGGACCGATTGGAGGCCGACATCCCGGGAGTGTCGGTGCTTCCGCGTATTGCTGACTATACGAGAGAACTGGCCAGGGTAGAAACTTCTGGAGAACGACGACTGGTGTTATATATCGGATCGAGCCTTGGAAACTTTGAGCCGTTGGAGGCGCTCGGCCTGCTGCAGTCTCTTCGCGAGACCCTGACTGCCGGAGACAAACTGCTGCTGGGGGTGGACATGGTGAAAGACGTCTCGCTGCTGCTGGCGGCCTATGACGATTCCGCCGGGGTCACTGCGGCCTTCAATAAGAACGTGCTGGTGCGAATCAACCAGGAATTAGGCGCCAACTTCGATATCAATCTTTTTCAGCACCGTGCCGTCTGGAATGAAAATCATTCCCGCATCGAAATGCATCTGGTCAGTCTGGTTGCCCAGCAGGTGCAAATTCCAGCGCTTGGGCTAAAGTTGTTTTTTGAGCCAGGAGAGAGCATCCATACGGAAAACAGCTACAAATTCCATGATGAGGACGTGATTGAAATGCTGGAGCGCTCTGGCTTCCATCTCTCGGACCACTGGACAGACAGCAGGGAGTGGTTCGGCGAGTACCTGGCCACAGCATGGTAA
- a CDS encoding LytR/AlgR family response regulator transcription factor: MAMTALIIDDEELAREELKYLLDTTGSVEILAQGTNGIEAVDLIRTHQPDVVFLDVQMPGLDGFAVLKKLLEHDESAHLPQIIFATAYDQYAVKAFDVNAIDYLLKPFDRDRVMQAIERARQRLQEVHGHEKIGDLGSGNASLSALLKLIEQQQPQRHSGKIVLQANSRLLLVDQKDICFASIDEGIITVVTPTLEGQSKCRTLEELLEQLDPSIFWRAHRSYVVNINHIKEVVPWFKSSYQLRMDDKKQTEIPVSRAQTRRLRELFKL, from the coding sequence ATAGCCATGACTGCCCTGATTATTGACGACGAGGAGCTGGCTCGCGAAGAGCTGAAATATCTGCTCGACACTACGGGCAGCGTGGAGATACTGGCCCAGGGCACAAATGGAATCGAAGCCGTGGACCTGATCCGGACTCATCAGCCGGATGTGGTCTTTCTCGATGTTCAGATGCCGGGGCTGGACGGATTCGCCGTTCTGAAGAAGCTGCTGGAACACGACGAATCGGCTCACCTTCCCCAGATCATCTTTGCTACCGCTTATGATCAATATGCGGTCAAGGCCTTTGACGTAAACGCAATTGACTATCTGCTGAAGCCCTTTGACCGCGACCGTGTCATGCAAGCCATTGAGCGCGCACGCCAGCGCCTGCAGGAGGTCCACGGACATGAAAAGATCGGAGACCTGGGCAGCGGCAATGCCAGTCTAAGTGCTCTTCTAAAGCTCATCGAGCAGCAGCAGCCCCAGCGGCACAGCGGAAAAATTGTCCTTCAGGCAAACAGCCGTCTACTCCTGGTGGACCAGAAGGACATCTGCTTTGCCTCCATTGATGAAGGCATCATCACGGTGGTTACACCTACGCTGGAAGGGCAGTCCAAGTGCCGTACCCTGGAAGAGCTGCTGGAACAGCTTGATCCATCCATCTTCTGGCGGGCGCACCGGTCCTACGTTGTGAACATCAACCACATCAAAGAAGTCGTTCCGTGGTTCAAGAGCAGCTATCAGCTGCGCATGGATGATAAAAAGCAGACGGAAATCCCTGTCAGCCGCGCCCAGACTCGACGCTTACGCGAACTGTTCAAACTCTGA
- a CDS encoding aldose 1-epimerase, which translates to MSVCDKRFLLAAAVVLLPVAGCNQPAPPAQNEAPAQPAVTQIGGEDVVRLQRAATSHGAKPEFLSATVLPGRGMNLFQITANIPGKGEINVLASPSLEVAAQKLNGGPDDLNGNASFSFGGAFLVPYPNRIRGKLSADGKTITTEWNGKQITLPANWAGKKPGAEKHAMHGLILASKTQDVHVENTSDGQTVTGVIHAGNFGGYWPSQTDLKFTISLTGDAVEATIQATNVGNEPEPLSIGWHPYFAVPSGNRTQARLHVPAEAVAQVNNYDDVFPTGKLLPVKGTKYDFNAPDGKPLDDIFLDDNFAHLKRSDGNVVVDFTDPASQYGIHIIGESPEIKTVQVYAPPDKQFAAIEEQFNFGDPWGKEWHGMDTGMITLKPGQSVTWKCKLALFVPPAAK; encoded by the coding sequence ATGTCCGTCTGTGACAAACGATTTCTGCTTGCAGCTGCAGTCGTGCTGCTGCCAGTCGCCGGATGCAATCAGCCCGCGCCTCCGGCCCAAAATGAAGCCCCTGCTCAGCCTGCCGTCACCCAGATTGGCGGCGAGGACGTGGTCAGGTTGCAACGCGCCGCGACCAGCCATGGCGCCAAGCCCGAATTCCTCTCCGCCACGGTTCTGCCGGGCCGCGGCATGAATCTGTTCCAGATCACGGCCAATATTCCGGGCAAAGGTGAAATCAATGTGCTCGCCTCGCCTTCTTTGGAAGTAGCTGCACAGAAACTGAATGGCGGCCCAGATGACCTGAACGGAAATGCTAGTTTTTCCTTCGGCGGAGCTTTTCTGGTGCCCTACCCGAACCGCATCCGCGGCAAGCTTTCTGCTGATGGGAAGACCATCACGACAGAATGGAATGGGAAACAGATCACGTTGCCCGCCAACTGGGCCGGCAAGAAGCCCGGCGCAGAGAAACATGCCATGCATGGACTGATCCTGGCCAGCAAAACCCAGGATGTTCATGTAGAGAACACATCCGACGGCCAGACCGTTACAGGCGTCATCCATGCAGGAAACTTTGGCGGATACTGGCCTTCGCAGACAGACCTGAAATTCACCATCTCGCTGACGGGTGATGCAGTAGAAGCCACGATTCAAGCAACAAACGTAGGTAATGAGCCTGAGCCCCTTTCCATCGGATGGCATCCATATTTTGCTGTGCCCAGCGGCAACCGGACCCAGGCACGCCTGCACGTTCCTGCAGAAGCGGTTGCGCAGGTAAACAACTATGATGACGTCTTCCCTACCGGCAAACTGCTTCCTGTAAAAGGAACGAAATATGATTTCAACGCTCCGGACGGAAAACCACTCGATGACATCTTCCTCGACGACAATTTTGCTCACCTGAAGCGGAGCGATGGAAATGTGGTTGTAGATTTTACAGACCCTGCTTCCCAGTACGGGATTCACATCATCGGCGAGTCGCCAGAGATCAAAACGGTACAGGTTTATGCCCCGCCGGACAAGCAGTTTGCCGCAATCGAAGAGCAGTTCAACTTCGGCGATCCCTGGGGGAAGGAATGGCACGGCATGGACACCGGCATGATCACGCTGAAACCGGGCCAGTCCGTTACCTGGAAATGCAAACTGGCACTGTTTGTTCCTCCCGCAGCAAAGTAG
- a CDS encoding HAD family hydrolase, whose amino-acid sequence MTTLHTASAEEYTGEEFHRAVLKVKPKTAVFDCDGTLWSGDAGYGFMVWSMESGLLSRNASDWLDSQYRAYRAGKVSEMEMCGEMVQVYAGLREEEMRKAAATYFRTHMEANIFPEMRALIAALRENGTSLWAVSSTCNWVIEEAVRHFGIPAEHVLAASVQIKDGVVTSELLDVPTDEAKADALVRAGVPHPDCVFGNSIHDEAMLKIARHAFPVNPTPALLKSAADQGWTVFFPESVLKDSKV is encoded by the coding sequence ATGACGACGCTGCACACTGCCTCAGCAGAAGAATACACAGGCGAAGAGTTTCATCGGGCAGTCCTCAAAGTGAAGCCAAAGACTGCCGTCTTTGATTGCGATGGCACTTTATGGAGCGGCGATGCCGGATATGGCTTCATGGTCTGGTCGATGGAGTCCGGGCTGCTCTCCCGCAATGCCTCCGACTGGCTCGATTCCCAATATCGCGCTTACCGCGCCGGCAAGGTCTCGGAAATGGAGATGTGTGGAGAGATGGTACAGGTTTATGCCGGATTGCGCGAAGAAGAGATGCGCAAGGCTGCGGCCACTTATTTCCGCACACACATGGAAGCCAACATCTTTCCAGAGATGCGTGCCCTGATTGCGGCTTTGCGAGAAAACGGAACGTCCCTCTGGGCGGTAAGCTCCACCTGTAACTGGGTGATTGAGGAGGCCGTGCGGCACTTTGGAATTCCGGCGGAACACGTTCTGGCCGCAAGCGTACAGATAAAGGACGGGGTGGTCACCAGCGAACTGCTGGATGTACCAACCGATGAGGCCAAGGCGGATGCCCTGGTACGGGCCGGGGTGCCCCATCCTGACTGTGTCTTTGGCAATTCGATCCATGATGAGGCGATGTTGAAGATTGCGCGTCATGCCTTTCCTGTCAATCCCACGCCAGCGCTGCTTAAGAGTGCGGCCGACCAGGGTTGGACCGTCTTTTTCCCGGAATCCGTGCTGAAGGACAGCAAGGTCTAG
- a CDS encoding ABC transporter substrate-binding protein, with product MRIVSLQPSISIILEKLGRLDTLIACTRYCLAAVPGLRQRNPVVVHDSWTAATDELTALSPDLVMASAPYRQESLAAILKAGFPVLSFSPHTLADIYNDIRLIAAVVDAKFQGEVLIGEMQSTMEKVRRQAALAATSPLVYCEEWGKPLIHSQPWVKELVEIAGGQFLGAPGKTTNAETVVSADPDVIVMAWCGAGDRVPLERVVRQRGWQDLKAVRQGRVYCIADEWLNTPAPVLKNGLRALASVLHPEVFGDIEQQMGRRIGISLNNA from the coding sequence ATGCGGATTGTATCGCTTCAGCCCAGTATTTCCATCATTCTTGAGAAGCTGGGCCGCCTGGATACGCTGATTGCCTGTACACGCTACTGCCTGGCTGCCGTTCCCGGGCTGCGCCAACGCAACCCGGTTGTGGTCCATGATTCGTGGACAGCTGCCACAGACGAATTGACGGCATTGTCTCCCGATCTGGTAATGGCGTCAGCACCTTACCGGCAGGAATCTCTGGCCGCGATTCTCAAGGCCGGATTTCCTGTGCTGAGTTTCTCGCCGCACACTTTGGCAGATATTTACAACGATATTCGCCTGATTGCCGCAGTGGTCGACGCCAAGTTTCAGGGTGAAGTATTGATTGGAGAAATGCAGTCTACGATGGAGAAGGTACGACGGCAGGCAGCATTGGCCGCCACATCCCCACTTGTGTACTGCGAAGAGTGGGGAAAGCCTTTGATCCATTCGCAGCCCTGGGTGAAAGAGCTGGTGGAGATCGCAGGTGGGCAATTTCTGGGCGCACCTGGGAAGACGACGAATGCCGAAACGGTGGTCTCGGCAGATCCAGACGTCATCGTGATGGCGTGGTGTGGTGCAGGGGACCGTGTGCCGCTGGAGCGCGTCGTCAGACAGCGAGGCTGGCAGGACCTCAAGGCAGTGCGCCAAGGGCGGGTTTACTGTATCGCCGATGAATGGCTGAACACGCCGGCTCCGGTTCTGAAGAACGGCCTTCGCGCGCTGGCCTCTGTCCTCCACCCGGAAGTTTTTGGTGATATCGAGCAACAGATGGGCAGGCGCATCGGTATTTCCCTCAATAACGCTTAA
- a CDS encoding (deoxy)nucleoside triphosphate pyrophosphohydrolase: MTDAHPRETAPTVRYVVAALILRGNTVLICQRRPDQAMALKWEFPGGKMEPGEGPEEALVRELREELGIEAVIGPLVAHVRHTYRNGGAVDLQFFAVRQFSGEITNHIFHDLRWCPLTDLVQFDFLAADRGLVKDLAAGKLL, translated from the coding sequence GTGACCGACGCACATCCGAGGGAAACGGCCCCTACAGTCCGCTATGTGGTAGCAGCGCTCATTCTTCGTGGAAACACGGTCTTGATTTGCCAGCGCCGTCCTGATCAGGCCATGGCGCTCAAGTGGGAATTTCCCGGCGGAAAGATGGAACCGGGTGAGGGGCCGGAAGAAGCGTTGGTCCGTGAGCTCAGGGAAGAGCTGGGCATTGAAGCTGTGATTGGTCCGCTTGTGGCCCATGTGCGGCACACCTACCGTAATGGGGGCGCCGTGGATTTGCAGTTCTTTGCTGTCCGCCAATTCAGTGGCGAAATCACCAACCATATCTTCCATGATCTTCGCTGGTGTCCGCTTACCGATCTGGTGCAGTTTGATTTTCTCGCTGCGGACCGGGGGCTGGTCAAAGACCTGGCCGCAGGTAAACTGCTCTAA
- a CDS encoding sialate O-acetylesterase, whose protein sequence is MNSTRNPVFFLLVVLLSLLASPAEVRLPDVISSHAVFQRNAPIHIWGWAAPDEAVTVRFHDQSLQATADDLGRWALWLSPEKAGGPYTLTVQGSRPGEAPLTLTDILVGDVWLASGQSNMEMPLMGFPGSAVVKNSSQEIAQANLPQVRLLRIEKKSSFYPQTDISTSWTECTPQTAAQFSAVAYFFGREISQREHVPIGLIDSTWGGTPVEAWISMDTIGSNAGLMPVFSYWAQFTNELSDRDLVLAREKRDDDAAAQAGRPKPQHPWHPDGTSWQPSGLYNGMIAPLVPYTIKGVLWYQGETNSNPVRAPYYARFFRALIADWRMHWKEGNFPFLFVQISNFYSPNEDWGMVRDAQRRTLNVANTAMAVTLDIGDRNNVHPADKQDVGARLALAARALVYGEPQLEYSGPLFRTATVEGRAMRVWFDHAGGGLMIHGTELKGFEIAGEDGKFVPAKARIEGQTVVVEATDVSRPQAVRYGWASFTDANLFNQAGLPASTFTSEQGPD, encoded by the coding sequence ATGAACAGTACGCGGAACCCTGTTTTCTTTCTCCTGGTCGTTTTGCTTTCTCTGCTGGCCTCACCTGCTGAGGTCCGCCTACCGGATGTCATCAGCAGCCACGCGGTCTTTCAGCGGAATGCTCCCATTCACATCTGGGGATGGGCCGCTCCCGATGAGGCCGTCACCGTGCGCTTCCATGATCAGTCCCTCCAGGCCACGGCTGATGATCTGGGGAGGTGGGCCCTGTGGCTTTCTCCGGAGAAGGCCGGTGGCCCCTATACCCTGACGGTGCAAGGCTCCAGGCCGGGAGAAGCGCCACTTACGCTGACGGACATCCTGGTCGGTGATGTCTGGCTGGCCTCCGGCCAATCAAACATGGAGATGCCGCTGATGGGCTTTCCGGGAAGCGCTGTTGTGAAAAACAGTTCCCAGGAAATTGCGCAGGCGAATTTGCCCCAGGTGCGGTTGCTTCGCATCGAGAAAAAGAGTTCGTTTTATCCGCAGACTGACATTTCAACTTCATGGACGGAGTGCACTCCGCAGACGGCCGCTCAGTTCTCTGCCGTGGCGTACTTTTTCGGAAGAGAGATCAGCCAGCGAGAGCATGTGCCCATTGGCCTGATTGATTCCACTTGGGGAGGGACCCCGGTGGAGGCGTGGATCAGTATGGACACCATCGGTTCCAACGCTGGATTGATGCCGGTCTTTTCCTACTGGGCGCAGTTTACAAACGAACTCAGCGATCGGGACCTTGTCCTGGCAAGGGAAAAACGCGACGACGATGCGGCAGCGCAGGCTGGAAGGCCAAAGCCGCAGCACCCGTGGCATCCCGATGGGACCTCCTGGCAGCCCTCTGGGTTATACAACGGAATGATCGCTCCCTTGGTTCCTTACACCATCAAAGGTGTGCTTTGGTATCAGGGAGAAACCAACAGCAACCCGGTCCGCGCTCCTTATTATGCGCGTTTTTTCCGTGCCCTCATTGCCGACTGGCGGATGCACTGGAAGGAAGGTAACTTCCCCTTTCTTTTTGTGCAGATCTCGAATTTCTATTCACCAAATGAAGATTGGGGCATGGTCCGAGATGCCCAGCGACGCACCCTGAATGTAGCGAATACGGCGATGGCCGTGACACTCGATATTGGTGATCGCAACAATGTGCATCCGGCAGATAAACAGGATGTTGGCGCAAGACTCGCGTTGGCCGCGCGTGCTCTGGTTTACGGTGAGCCGCAACTGGAGTACTCCGGGCCTCTTTTCCGCACGGCAACTGTGGAGGGCCGGGCCATGCGTGTTTGGTTTGATCATGCCGGAGGCGGCCTGATGATTCACGGTACTGAGCTCAAAGGTTTTGAGATTGCCGGGGAAGACGGAAAGTTTGTCCCAGCAAAAGCACGAATCGAGGGGCAGACAGTGGTGGTGGAAGCTACGGATGTCTCTCGTCCCCAGGCTGTCCGCTATGGGTGGGCGAGCTTCACGGATGCAAACCTGTTCAATCAGGCAGGGCTTCCGGCATCTACTTTTACCTCGGAGCAGGGGCCCGACTAG
- a CDS encoding Rieske (2Fe-2S) protein, with translation MQQFVRICGTSELPASGAAREIASGDRMLCVANEGGVISVMDNVCPHRGGPLGQGMVEAGKIICPWHAWAFDLKTGAAEHTPLAKVQVYEAKIEGEDVLVKL, from the coding sequence ATGCAACAATTTGTCAGAATCTGTGGAACTTCCGAATTGCCTGCTTCAGGAGCAGCACGCGAAATTGCTTCAGGCGACCGGATGCTGTGTGTGGCCAATGAGGGCGGCGTCATTTCCGTCATGGACAACGTGTGTCCGCACCGTGGCGGCCCGCTGGGACAAGGAATGGTGGAAGCAGGCAAGATCATCTGCCCGTGGCACGCCTGGGCTTTTGACTTGAAGACTGGAGCGGCGGAGCATACACCTCTGGCCAAAGTGCAGGTATATGAGGCCAAAATCGAAGGTGAAGATGTGCTTGTGAAACTGTAA
- a CDS encoding DoxX family protein — translation MFTWLERFQPFGVLVGRFVLGAIMMVHGADKIFPRGSLYSFTRMVGHLGMPPWLGYLSAFTEFFGGALLILGLLVPVASLGIAVNMAVAVLKVHLHHGLTGPEGFEYPLSLFALALLLLFSGPGYLALDSVLGIQRRR, via the coding sequence ATGTTCACATGGCTGGAGCGCTTTCAACCCTTTGGCGTATTGGTAGGCCGCTTCGTCCTGGGTGCCATCATGATGGTCCACGGAGCAGATAAAATTTTTCCACGTGGATCACTCTATAGTTTTACCCGGATGGTCGGTCATCTTGGGATGCCGCCCTGGCTCGGATATCTTTCTGCCTTTACGGAATTTTTTGGCGGAGCGCTCCTGATCCTCGGACTCCTCGTTCCGGTTGCCTCCCTGGGGATTGCCGTGAATATGGCTGTGGCAGTGCTCAAGGTCCACCTGCATCATGGCCTGACAGGGCCGGAAGGATTTGAATATCCTTTGTCACTTTTTGCCCTGGCGCTGCTGCTGCTTTTCAGCGGTCCCGGTTATCTGGCCCTGGATTCCGTGCTAGGGATACAGCGGAGACGGTAG
- a CDS encoding SpoIVB peptidase S55 domain-containing protein, whose amino-acid sequence MITRLKDIGWLILGAAITMGGQTVSGTNALPPTPPPYTAGFYPLDQVHRGQHGIAYTVFSGTRPEPMEVEILGLLHNALGPGQDMILARLMGAKPEYTGVVAGMSGSPVYIDGKLLGALSYRIGLFSKEPIAGITPIAQMLEVAHGGPGLLAASKGTAADELPPVSDSVQTDAIRPMDTPLVFSGFDQQALAFWKEHAPAALGTTAVAGIGGSSGDEKQPDPIVPGSAVSALLMRGDLEIAATCTVTYVDPKQLLACGHPITQYGPVSLPMTKAQVVATLPSPYNAFKIINTTETVGSFTEDRESAIFGRFGEQARMIPITVTIHGEATPHTLHMEVVDQPQITPSVIMVAVFQGLMQRNNFTAETSYRVQSTVDISGYPQVRFTGLAAPGDLPANLTAALMVGEHFSRIYDNAARQAPIHSVNVEVEAIPRRLTAQLESAQSAATMVHAGQTIMINAAIRPWHGEIKNIRIPVTLPAVLPEGNVRLLVSDGSTLDRLTQSPSRFLNSQPLDVAATIEQLNSEHENDHLYVTLLDPSPQAVVDGRTLTILPVSMANVLEPMRQNQKLTLNGESAVPLASVPIESVLNGQQVLTLKVE is encoded by the coding sequence GTGATTACCCGCCTGAAAGACATCGGTTGGCTCATCCTGGGAGCAGCAATCACCATGGGGGGGCAGACCGTGTCCGGGACCAATGCTCTGCCACCGACTCCTCCCCCCTATACAGCAGGCTTTTACCCTCTGGACCAGGTACACCGCGGCCAGCATGGGATCGCCTACACCGTTTTCTCTGGCACCAGACCGGAGCCAATGGAAGTGGAAATTCTGGGCCTTCTGCATAACGCACTGGGCCCCGGGCAGGACATGATCCTGGCCCGCCTGATGGGAGCTAAACCGGAATATACGGGTGTCGTTGCTGGAATGAGCGGAAGCCCGGTTTATATAGACGGCAAGCTTCTGGGTGCCCTCAGCTATCGCATCGGTCTCTTCAGCAAGGAACCGATAGCCGGAATCACCCCGATTGCACAGATGCTGGAGGTGGCCCACGGTGGCCCGGGTCTGCTGGCTGCCTCGAAGGGCACTGCAGCCGATGAGCTGCCCCCGGTTTCTGATTCGGTGCAAACTGATGCCATCCGTCCGATGGACACACCCCTGGTCTTCAGCGGGTTTGACCAGCAGGCGCTCGCGTTCTGGAAAGAACATGCTCCGGCTGCATTGGGAACTACAGCAGTGGCGGGAATCGGTGGCTCCTCTGGAGATGAAAAACAGCCCGATCCCATCGTTCCCGGATCCGCCGTGAGCGCGCTGCTGATGCGCGGCGACCTTGAGATTGCCGCGACCTGCACGGTGACCTATGTGGACCCGAAGCAGCTCCTGGCCTGCGGACATCCGATTACTCAATATGGCCCTGTCTCCTTGCCCATGACCAAGGCGCAGGTCGTGGCAACGCTTCCTTCTCCCTACAATGCATTCAAAATCATTAACACCACGGAAACAGTAGGCTCCTTCACGGAGGACCGGGAATCTGCCATCTTCGGCCGCTTCGGCGAGCAGGCCAGGATGATTCCGATTACCGTGACCATCCATGGCGAGGCCACGCCGCACACACTCCACATGGAAGTAGTGGACCAGCCGCAGATTACCCCCTCGGTAATCATGGTTGCTGTGTTTCAGGGATTGATGCAGCGCAATAACTTTACCGCCGAAACCAGCTACCGCGTGCAGAGCACGGTCGACATTTCCGGCTACCCTCAGGTCCGATTCACCGGTCTGGCCGCACCCGGCGACCTTCCTGCCAACCTGACTGCCGCGCTCATGGTAGGGGAGCACTTTTCCCGCATCTATGACAATGCTGCTCGTCAGGCCCCGATCCACAGCGTAAACGTCGAGGTCGAGGCCATACCGCGGCGTCTTACCGCGCAACTGGAAAGCGCTCAGTCGGCGGCCACCATGGTCCACGCGGGACAAACGATCATGATTAATGCGGCCATCCGCCCCTGGCATGGAGAAATCAAAAATATTCGCATTCCAGTGACGCTGCCCGCAGTTTTACCCGAAGGCAATGTCCGCCTGCTGGTCAGTGATGGAAGTACGCTTGACCGTCTTACGCAATCTCCTTCCCGGTTTCTGAATTCGCAGCCCCTCGACGTGGCGGCGACCATTGAACAGTTAAATAGTGAACATGAGAATGACCACCTCTATGTCACGCTCCTTGATCCCTCTCCACAGGCGGTAGTGGATGGACGCACGTTGACCATCTTGCCTGTTTCCATGGCAAACGTGCTCGAACCCATGCGCCAGAACCAGAAGCTCACACTGAATGGCGAGTCGGCAGTACCGCTGGCTTCTGTTCCCATTGAGAGCGTACTGAATGGGCAACAGGTGCTGACGCTGAAAGTGGAATAA